In Rhodamnia argentea isolate NSW1041297 chromosome 11, ASM2092103v1, whole genome shotgun sequence, one genomic interval encodes:
- the LOC115747357 gene encoding chaperone protein dnaJ 20, chloroplastic-like, translating into MAVSLASTLRTSQLSLSQPPSLSTKQRPLPRITISCKSSSSSSSSSTTNSVRGNGSNYYELLSLNPNDTSAGDIKKAYRSLALRYHPDSCCDPSMKEESTRMFLRLHEAYRTLSDPTSRQEYNYELGLSSTVSWRSPRRVADTSGDQEMMRSRWQDQIAELKRRSSRRVAQKNGSWAARTRAQNLRRD; encoded by the coding sequence ATGGCCGTCTCTCTCGCTTCAACCCTAAGAACCTCccagctttctctctctcaacctcCTTCGCTCTCCACAAAACAAAGGCCACTGCCCAGGATCACCATCTCCTgcaaatcatcatcatcatcatcatcatcatcaacgacCAACTCGGTACGTGGAAATGGCTCCAACTACTACGAGCTGCTTTCGCTGAACCCTAACGACACGAGCGCTGGCGACATCAAGAAAGCATACAGATCGCTGGCGCTCCGGTATCACCCGGACTCATGCTGCGACCCGTCGATGAAGGAAGAGTCAACGAGGATGTTCCTTCGGCTTCACGAGGCTTACAGGACGCTGTCCGACCCCACGTCGCGCCAGGAGTATAACTACGAGCTGGGCCTGAGCTCTACCGTGTCTTGGAGATCACCACGCAGGGTCGCGGATACGAGCGGTGATCAGGAAATGATGAGGAGTAGGTGGCAAGATCAGATCGCTGAGCTGAAGAGGAGGTCAAGCAGAAGGGTGGCTCAGAAGAACGGGTCGTGGGCCGCGCGAACACGCGCTCAGAACCTCCGGAGAGATTAA